AGGAGGGCTGTATGGTTTAGGAGTTCAGGAATAGACCAAGAAAGAAGCTAGGAAAAGTGGCAGTGGCTCAGAGGAGCTGACCCTCGAGAGCTCCAGAAAAAGGgagatcatcttctccagctttctCCAGCTCTGTGGTGGCATGAGCTCCGGCATTGTGTGTGACCTTGAATGagttgttttctctatttcaacCTCAGTTTCTAGTCTGAAACCTGGACTGCTATCACTGAACTCCCGGGATTACTGTCAATAAGAAGTCAATAAGACCCTGTAAAGGATCCCTTCCTCCTGGGCTTGGCCCCAGCCCCAAGTCTGACAACAGGGTCCCAGTCTGGGCCAGAGATTCCAACATTCCTGGGTGTGTGTTTCTGGACTTTTCCCGTAACAGCTGGTCCAGAGCTGTCACTCAGTCACTGGCCCGCCATCGCTGGCGGGGGAGCGTTGGGGTGCCATCCAGCACCGTACCTCCACCGCTGCCAAGAACGGAGAAGCAGTGTTCTCGGGAGTGGCCTGGAGGCTCTTCCAGGTCTGGAGGGGCTGGTGATTCATCCCTGCTGCATTTTCCGAGCACAGTAGATCTTACCCTCAAGCTCTtttttagaaaatctgaataagtgTGGGGAGTGCATGATCTAGAAGCAGTAATCCCAGTTAATCTGTGTGCTTTTCCAGAACATCCTTTAGAAGTGGGGATTCCTGGGACAGGGATCACTTTGTAAGGCAGGGGGGAGCTATTTTCTCTGTTGGAACATCCATCCACTTACCCTAGAATTTTCCAAGGAGAGGGCGGCCACTAGAACCTGACCCACTTGAAAGTGCTTGCCCTCCACCAGAAAAATCCCAGGGTGGGTTCCTGACCCTTTTCTGAGGCTGCAAAAAGCAGAGAGTTCTCCCGCCCCCCCATACAGGGGATGTGGACTGGGGGGCTGGGCAGGAGTTACAGCTGTGAGACTTTCCACGACGCAATCCTTCCAGCAAAACAAATAGCCCCCTTCTGTCTGGTGACCGACTGACCTTCAATATCCCCTCCTACCTGGTTTCCAGGCCCCCTCAAACATTGGTCCCTTTATCTGCtggcctcctgcctccccaccctaGAGTCTTTACTGTCTGCCCTCGCCTGGGTGTGACATCCGTTCACGGGCCTGGGGGGCCTGCCTCAGGGTGTCCACCCTTCATATGTCCCCGACCCCCGCCCCGCATGCGCCGGGTCTCCCGCCCTCCAGTCACTGCGTCCTCTCTCCCGCAGCGATCGAGCAAAGCATTGAACAGGAGGAGGGGCTGAATCGTTCCTCTGCGGACCTGCGCATCCGCAAGACCCAGGTAGGAGGCAGCGGCCAGGCACGGTCAGGGTCAGGGCCGGGACCAAACCGCACTGGACCGGCCAGGGGAGGGGCCCAGGCTGGAGCCCTGCCTGTTGGGCGTGGGCGGGCCGGAGCAGGCACTAGCGTGGGGCGTGGCCAAGGGGGAGcctgggcaggggcggggcttggggCGGGACTACAGCGGAGGTCGGAACACGGCTACATCTCGGTGCCCTGGCCCGGCCTTGGCTGGCTTGGGCGTAGGATGGGGGTGCTGGGGTACGGGACTGCACACTTGCGAGGGCTTGGGATCGTGGCACGAGCTGAAGAAGGGGCCGTAGGCTAACTCAGCCCCTCCCgcccactccatccctccacGGTCTCTGCTTCCTGCCTCCTGATGTGTCTGTACCCCCCACCGCAGCACTCCACACTCTCCCGAAAGTTCGTGGAGGTAATGACTGAATATAACGCGACCCAGTCCAAGTACCGGGACCGCTGCAAGGACCGGATCCAGAGGCAGCTGGAGATCAGTGCGTGTGACATctcccaacccccccccccccgcaaactCCCCAGACCTGTCCCATACTCCTTCCAGGCCCTTCGCCTCCGTGGAGGGGACTCGTGGCCAGAGGCCAGATGGGAGGGTGGGCTCCCGGGTCCCTGCCACATCCCACCACCTTAGGTGTCCAGGCTGGCCCAGTCGCTGAGCAGGGAGTCCTTTCTCCCCACAGCTGGAAGGACCACGACCAACGAAGAACTGGAAGACATGCTGGAGAGTGGGAAGTTGGCCATCTTCACTGACGATGTGAGCCCCGCGTGGGGGTGGGGTCTGTTTTTGGAAAGCATTCGCCTTTCCTTCCCAAGCGTAGGCTGAACTCAAGGTCCTAAGTCCGCCCTGAAATAACAAGCATCGGGAAGTCTGAACCTGGAACTGGGGAATTCCATGGGGGCAGAGCAGGAAGCACTctcataaaaatggaaaacagtaaggtGCCGGGCACCGTTCTAAGCACTGAATGTATTTACATTTACCTactaaactcatttaatcctcaccacaagcGTCTGAGGGAGTCGTGTTTCACAGAGGAGGTAATCTGAtccagaaaggttaaatgacttgccgaggtcacacagctacagGCAGAGCAAGGGTCTGAATCCGCAGTCCGGACTCTTCAGCGCTAGGACGCACTTCTCCCTAGTGATGCGGGTCATTTCACCAAGTGACTAATTTGCCTACATTTTGAAGGTTTtctaaaaaatcagttttagttTTGCTGAAGTTTTGCACACTGCCCTGCGCTTGTCATCTTATATGTGAAGGAGATGGGCTTTCCCCaactgtagttcttctttctctttcttgacttTTGCCCTGGCTGACAGGTTCTGTCTCCCTTTCTGTTTCTGGTGACAGAATGACTCTGGTTTAGGTTTCTAGACCAGCATTAAAGTACGTTCAGTGACTGTCTAGCAGTTTTCAGCAAATTGTTATTTAGAGAATTGATCTTTGTTAAATTAGCTTTGAGCAAATTGATAATGGGCCAGTTAGCCCGGAGCCCTCCCAAACAGCTCTGCCCAGGCTGTCAGTCTGTCTGAGAGTGGAGGGAAACCTGGTGAGTGGTTCTAAGGGGATAGAGCTGATCCCTGCCAGTTAACCCACCATGATTACGATGCAGGGTGGTCGGTACCTTGCCTGAGGGCTGAACAAGATGCAGACAGGCCCTAAGGTAGTAGGTAACTTCTAGGGTCGggaaaggcttcctgggggaggtggcaTTGAGTTGTGTGCCTTAAGAGACAGGGAGCATTTGGACATGGGGAGATGGGCAAAGGACATTCCAGACAAAGGGGACAGACTGAACAAAAACAGGGAGAGTGGACCACTTGCCAAAGAGCCATCGGATGATTTGGGCTCTTAGGATTTGGGGAGATGAGGACAGAAAGGGAGATGGGGCCTTGACTGCTAAGGTAAAGGTATGTAGCCTGTGGTTGGTGGGGAGCCTTGGAGGGCTTTAGAGCAGAAGAGTGGCTGGATGTGGTCTAAACAGTGAGTGGTTTGGAAAGTGAGTGGTCTGGCTTCTGTGGGGAGGAGGTATATCTGACTGTGGGTTAGAGTCTCTCTCCCACTGACTCTTGAGGGCTGCAGAGCACTTCCTTATGATTTCTCCCCCGGCCCATATCATGGGGGCTCCAGGGCACACTGCCTTCTCATCTGGGCCTCCTTTTCTGCTTGCCACTCTCTGCTGTGTCCCCTTCCATAATCCTGTCTGCCTTTGACCAGATGGTGGCCCCCAATCCTCACAGGGGTCCAGGACCCCTGTCTCCCttcccagggcctccctggtgtgTGTGATAGAGACAGTCCTGGGCTGAGATGGCGGGCCCAGGGCAAGTTTTCCTTCTTGCAATTTAACAAATGTCTCTTTagtgcttcctgtgtgccaggtacgATTCTAATGGATACACACGTAGTcattcacttaatcttcacacaACCTGGTGAGGTGTGAAGTATCTGCATTTtctaggtggggaaactgaggcctgaagagGTTAAACAATTTGTCTGTGGTTACAGCTAGTAAACGCCAGCCAGATTCGAACCCAGACGCTCTGGCTGCAGAATCCAATCTCTTCTGGGAGTGAAGGGTGGTCTGCagctctcctccctcttcccccctgcccctcccctttcACCCTAGATCAAAATGGACTCACAGATGACAAAGCAGGCGCTGAATGAAATCGAGACGAGGCACAATGAGATCATCAAACTGGAAACCAGCATCCGTGAGCTGCACGACATGTTTGTGGACATGGCCATGCTCGTGGAGAGCCAGGTACTGCCTCTGCCACAGCCCTCGGGGAACCTCACCCGGGTCTCCGGGATCCCCTCTTCCAGCCCAGCTCCCACCCCGTCCTATGCATGTATCCTCTGCAGGGCGAAATGATTGACCGCATTGAGTACAATGTGGAACATTCCGTGGACTACGTGGAGCGAGCCGTGTCTGACACCAAGAAAGCTGTGAAATATCAGAGCAAGGCCCGGAGGGTGAGCTGGGGCAGGCGGGCCTGTGGAGCGGGTGGGCTGGAGCCGAGCGGGCGGGGCTGGGCTCAGGCCAGGGCTGCAGTGAGTGAGGAGATCCTGCGAGAGGCCTTATCTCTGGTTCTGacctcttcctttttctgttttctctcccctcttctttttcctcacaCCCTCCTCCTCATCTGTCTGTCGGTTTGTCTGTCTCtttacctctctgtctctctgtctcctccctccctaTCGCCCTTCCTGCCTGCAGAAGAAAATCATGATCATCATTTGCTGTGTGGTGCTGGGGGTGGTCTTGGCGTCATCCATTGGGGGGACGCTGGGCTTGTAggccccccacccctgtccctcCCAGACCCTTCCCCACCACATCGGGAGCAATACCCCCACCACCCCTTCACTCCATCCCCTGCTCCAGGCTCACCCTCAAGACAGACCCGGGCAGCACCCGCAACCTTTACCGCCCGTCAGACCCTGGAGTCCCTGGACCTCCCCCTGCCATggaccaccccccgcccccgcacgtAGATAGCAGCAGGCGTGATTACACGTGCACACCAACATGCATGCCGCCGGCACATGCTCGAGACGTGTGGACAcccagcgtgtgtgtgtgtacgtgtgtagaTGTGTGTAGAAGCACCAAATCGCCCTTTCTGCTCCCCACCTCAAGTCTGTGTGTTGTCTgagctttccccctccccacgggTTGTTGTGTAGACTGTGGCcgggtgtggtgtgtgtgtgtgtgtgtgtgtatgtgtgtggcgCCACAGATCCGTGGACACACAGTTTGCATACGTGGAATTTTGTGTTTGAGTGTTTAAATCCAATGTAACAGCACCTCCTCCACtgacaccccccctcccccatgtctgCTACAGATGGGGCAGGTTGTGAGTGTACAGAGGCTCACACTAACATTCCCAGAGGACCCaggcacaacacacacacacacaggccatgGCAGACACCCCAGCGTGATGTTGAGCAAACCCTCCTGGCTTAGTCACCCCGGGACTGACATGTCCTGGggaacacgtgtgtgtgtgtgtgtgtgtgtgtgtgtgtgtgtgtgtgtgtgtgtggagttcAGTCAAGGCGAGTGGAAGCATACACGTGTCAGTAACCTAGCTTGGCCTGTATATCCATGTGCATTTCCCCCAATAGGTGATGTGAGggacgtgtttgtgtgtgtgtgtgtgtgtgtgtgtgtgtgtgtgtgtgtgcgcgtgaaGTGTTGGTAGTTCTTCTCCTGAGACAGAGCCCTCCACATTTTGCACTGGACACCTGTTTTGGGTGGGCACAGAAGTCTATATTTCTACGCTATCTAGAGTACGCCTgcgcgagtgtgtgtgtgtgtgtgtgtgtgtgtgtgtgtagaggatTTCTACGTAGTGTGTTTCTACCCCCCTGTGTATTATACACACACGTTTACCTTCAAGGACCTGTGCCCCATCCAGGTTTGTTTATCCAGATTATTtgccccctccctttctccccagaGCTGCTGGCCGCTATCTGACGTGGCCACACACTGCTACATCAGTATTGTGCAACTGCAGCTTCCTGCCCTGCGTGGTCGGATCCCCGGTGCATACATGCCCACGTGCTTATCTTTCTCAGTCAAATAGGCCTGCACATGTGGAAGCCGGGACACCTCAGAGCGCTCCCAGCCGCCACGGCAGATGAGGCCACACCcaggcacacacatgcacacaggagCCGGCGTATGCTGACGCTGGCACGGTGCCTGTTGAGGCGGGCACTCGTTTGCACATGAATGCCTCCCGGAAGGGCTATTGATGGGAAACATTACTGATCACGGGAATGTCAAGGGCTGCCCCAGGCTTTCAGAAATGAGAACATTCTTGAGCACTGACATGAGACCCGAGAGAGGCCAGCGATGGTCCCCACCGCCCCATCTGATGCTCTGGCCTTTGCCTCAGGAACCTTGGATTTAGGGAACTGTTTATTTCCGACGTACT
The sequence above is drawn from the Physeter macrocephalus isolate SW-GA unplaced genomic scaffold, ASM283717v5 random_23, whole genome shotgun sequence genome and encodes:
- the STX1B gene encoding syntaxin-1B — translated: MKDRTQELRSAKDSDDEEEVVHVDRDHFMDEFFEQVEEIRGCIEKLSEDVEQVKKQHSAILAAPNPDEKTKQELEDLTADIKKTANKVRSKLKAIEQSIEQEEGLNRSSADLRIRKTQHSTLSRKFVEVMTEYNATQSKYRDRCKDRIQRQLEITGRTTTNEELEDMLESGKLAIFTDDIKMDSQMTKQALNEIETRHNEIIKLETSIRELHDMFVDMAMLVESQGEMIDRIEYNVEHSVDYVERAVSDTKKAVKYQSKARRKKIMIIICCVVLGVVLASSIGGTLGL